A section of the Deltaproteobacteria bacterium genome encodes:
- a CDS encoding serine hydrolase, with translation MARLAVLGAVAVAWLGLTDGDGARCGDLEKALDVAMEGAMSGGLLAGGVVSVGSREGILITKAYGRRWGGASAESLNTGAVFDLASLTKVVATAPSVMKLAAEGRLVLNDPLGKWFPEVKGTGAQRVEVRDLLTHTSGLRDFRIAGERPLDAALRGVARQGAGGLVRGQFRYADINFILLGELVRRVSGVPLNQYAKESFYGPLRMTDTGFLPGPELWTRCVPTAGGSGQVAVGRVQDPVARQFGGVAGHAGLFGTIGDLGRFARMLLGLGELEGTRVLTESTVRLMIAPRPFGGGTVRSLGWDVSSAYSSPRIDAFTADSFGHTGYTGVSIWLDPGLDTFVILLGSRLEYRRTRAFNQLRADISSAVASDMAARRVPSGAAQPGG, from the coding sequence ATGGCAAGACTCGCGGTACTCGGGGCGGTGGCAGTCGCGTGGCTAGGCCTTACCGACGGGGATGGGGCGCGATGCGGCGACCTTGAGAAGGCCTTGGATGTGGCGATGGAGGGCGCGATGTCCGGCGGGCTCCTGGCCGGCGGGGTCGTGTCCGTGGGGAGCCGGGAAGGGATACTGATCACCAAAGCCTACGGCAGGCGCTGGGGAGGGGCATCGGCTGAATCGCTCAATACCGGGGCGGTGTTCGATCTTGCATCGCTGACGAAAGTGGTTGCTACGGCGCCTTCGGTGATGAAGCTTGCCGCGGAGGGACGCCTCGTGCTCAACGATCCGCTCGGGAAGTGGTTTCCGGAGGTAAAGGGCACCGGGGCGCAGAGAGTCGAAGTGAGGGACTTGCTCACGCACACGTCGGGGCTGCGAGACTTTCGGATTGCGGGGGAGAGGCCCCTTGACGCTGCCCTGCGGGGCGTCGCTCGACAAGGGGCGGGGGGCCTGGTACGCGGGCAGTTTCGGTACGCGGACATCAACTTCATTCTCCTCGGGGAACTCGTCCGGCGCGTTTCCGGGGTGCCTCTCAATCAGTACGCAAAGGAGTCCTTCTACGGTCCTCTGCGGATGACCGACACGGGGTTCCTCCCTGGGCCGGAGCTCTGGACCCGGTGCGTGCCCACGGCGGGCGGGAGCGGGCAGGTCGCCGTGGGGCGCGTCCAGGACCCGGTGGCCCGGCAGTTCGGTGGGGTCGCGGGCCACGCGGGTTTGTTCGGGACTATCGGGGATTTGGGGCGATTTGCACGGATGCTCCTCGGTCTCGGCGAGTTGGAGGGGACTCGAGTCCTCACGGAATCCACGGTCCGGCTCATGATCGCGCCCCGACCCTTTGGGGGAGGAACCGTGAGGAGCCTGGGCTGGGACGTGTCGTCCGCCTACTCCTCGCCTCGGATCGACGCGTTCACGGCCGACTCTTTCGGTCACACCGGCTATACGGGGGTGTCGATCTGGCTCGATCCTGGTTTGGACACCTTCGTCATCCTGCTCGGTTCTCGGCTCGAGTACCGCAGGACCCGGGCGTTCAACCAGCTCCGGGCCGACATCTCCTCCGCCGTGGCCAGCGACATGGCAGCCCGCCGCGTGCCGAGCGGGGCCGCGCAGCCGGGCGGATAG
- a CDS encoding MFS transporter yields the protein MATDVVQGALPALLPYLKDRYALTYTSAGLVLLAAHVTSSGIQPLFGYLTDRKPLPALLPFGLLVSGVGMALVPFAPTFGWVLAIVVFLGLGTAAFHPEGFKATACIAQARRATGMSLFSVGGNLGFALGAPAAIFLVSHLGLTGAVALATPCALALALLVPALPSITRRVTAIGEVAKRADRHARPFPAIALLVLIVVFRTWTQLGLATYIPFLYRAELDRDPAYVATLLFLFLGSGTIGTLVGGPIGDRVGHRRMLFASLALQVPLIALFLVAKGWAVFVVAGLVGATIVSTFSVTIVMAQELFPRHMATASGTIAGFAIGTGGIGVTLLGALADRHGVSAAAHAINALPAAGAMLVLLLPLPWAAEQNDRT from the coding sequence TTGGCCACCGACGTCGTGCAGGGCGCCCTGCCGGCCCTGCTCCCCTACTTGAAGGACCGGTACGCGCTCACCTATACGTCCGCGGGCCTCGTGCTTCTGGCGGCTCACGTCACGTCTTCGGGAATTCAACCCCTCTTCGGGTATCTGACCGACCGCAAGCCGCTGCCCGCCCTGCTCCCCTTCGGCCTGTTGGTGTCCGGGGTCGGCATGGCTCTCGTCCCTTTTGCGCCGACCTTCGGCTGGGTGCTCGCGATCGTCGTATTCCTAGGACTCGGGACAGCCGCCTTTCACCCCGAGGGATTCAAGGCGACGGCCTGCATTGCACAGGCTCGGCGCGCCACGGGCATGTCGCTGTTCTCGGTGGGCGGAAACCTAGGATTCGCCCTCGGAGCCCCGGCCGCGATCTTCCTCGTCTCGCATCTCGGACTCACCGGCGCCGTGGCGCTCGCCACTCCCTGTGCCTTGGCCTTGGCGCTTCTCGTGCCCGCCCTTCCGAGCATCACCCGTCGCGTCACCGCGATCGGCGAGGTTGCGAAGCGGGCGGATCGTCACGCGCGACCGTTCCCGGCGATTGCGCTGCTCGTCCTGATCGTCGTCTTCCGCACCTGGACGCAACTCGGCCTGGCGACCTATATTCCTTTCCTGTACCGGGCTGAACTGGACCGAGACCCGGCCTACGTCGCGACCCTTCTCTTTCTGTTCCTGGGCTCCGGGACCATCGGCACGCTCGTGGGGGGGCCCATCGGGGACCGGGTCGGGCACCGGCGCATGCTGTTCGCCTCGCTGGCGCTTCAGGTTCCCCTGATCGCTCTGTTCCTGGTCGCCAAAGGTTGGGCGGTGTTCGTTGTGGCGGGTCTGGTCGGCGCGACGATCGTCTCGACCTTTTCCGTGACGATCGTGATGGCGCAGGAGCTCTTCCCGCGCCATATGGCCACCGCGTCCGGGACGATCGCTGGGTTCGCCATCGGTACCGGGGGCATCGGGGTAACGCTGCTTGGCGCCCTGGCGGACCGCCACGGCGTCTCCGCCGCCGCACATGCCATCAACGCTTTGCCTGCGGCAGGAGCCATGCTCGTATTGCTGCTCCCGCTGCCTTGGGCTGCGGAACAGAACGATCGGACTTGA